A single genomic interval of Streptomyces sp. BA2 harbors:
- a CDS encoding SRPBCC family protein — translation MNPHSDTLSPDEEGGHSVLRMERRLAHPPATVWAAITRPEHLAQWFPSEVTLELRPGGAMGFHFPGDEGPGMTGEVTDAEEPRLFAFSWGEDHLRWEITPDGPDGRGSLLTLVHTFGDRFGAPSFAAGWQLCISALGQFLDGGQAEVSADAGELHEAYLEQFDLGHGQVTEDGIRFERQLVRPADAVWAELCAGEVPLVGDTAPDGFLADGVSAGPVTALRAPVSLTYAVHPKGEVRWEFGEGTGYGTRLVLTQTGPFEGAAATDEALAAWHARIERLAGQLLEG, via the coding sequence ATGAACCCGCACTCCGACACCCTGAGCCCCGACGAGGAAGGCGGACACAGCGTCCTGCGGATGGAGCGCCGCCTCGCGCACCCGCCCGCCACGGTCTGGGCCGCGATCACCCGGCCCGAGCACCTCGCCCAGTGGTTCCCCTCCGAGGTGACCCTTGAGCTGCGGCCCGGCGGCGCGATGGGCTTCCACTTCCCCGGCGACGAGGGCCCCGGCATGACCGGCGAGGTCACCGACGCGGAAGAGCCACGCCTCTTCGCCTTCAGCTGGGGCGAGGACCACCTGCGCTGGGAGATCACCCCGGACGGTCCCGACGGCCGGGGCTCGCTCCTCACCCTCGTCCACACCTTCGGCGACCGCTTCGGCGCCCCGAGCTTCGCCGCGGGCTGGCAGCTGTGCATCTCGGCGCTCGGCCAGTTCCTGGACGGCGGGCAGGCCGAGGTGAGCGCGGATGCGGGCGAGCTGCACGAGGCGTATCTGGAGCAGTTCGACCTCGGGCACGGGCAGGTCACCGAGGACGGCATCCGTTTCGAGCGTCAGTTGGTGCGGCCCGCCGACGCGGTGTGGGCCGAACTCTGCGCGGGTGAGGTCCCGTTGGTGGGCGACACGGCTCCCGACGGATTCCTGGCGGACGGCGTCTCCGCGGGGCCGGTCACCGCGCTGCGGGCTCCGGTGTCGCTCACGTACGCCGTGCATCCCAAGGGTGAGGTGCGCTGGGAGTTCGGCGAGGGTACGGGGTACGGCACGCGGCTCGTCCTCACGCAGACCGGTCCCTTCGAGGGGGCGGCGGCCACGGACGAGGCGCTCGCCGCATGGCATGCGCGGATCGAGCGGCTGGCGGGGCAGCTCCTGGAGGGCTGA
- a CDS encoding ArsR/SmtB family transcription factor: MPIPFDVLAEPSRRKILDLLVERPHLVGELTERLGLSQPGTSKHLRVLRDAGLVRVRQDAQRRWYELRPEPLAELDAWLAHYRHLWTGRLDALERHLDVMDGGGVGPDEP; the protein is encoded by the coding sequence ATGCCCATACCGTTCGACGTACTCGCCGAGCCGAGCCGCCGGAAGATTCTCGATCTGCTGGTCGAGCGTCCCCACCTGGTCGGTGAGCTCACCGAGCGGCTCGGCCTGAGCCAGCCCGGCACGTCCAAGCATCTGCGGGTCCTGCGCGACGCGGGCCTTGTGCGGGTCCGGCAGGACGCGCAGCGCCGCTGGTACGAGCTGAGGCCCGAGCCCCTCGCCGAACTCGACGCGTGGCTCGCGCACTACCGGCACCTCTGGACGGGCCGGCTCGACGCCCTCGAACGGCACCTCGACGTCATGGACGGCGGTGGGGTGGGTCCTGATGAACCCTGA
- a CDS encoding HelD family protein: MPSPDTTPLDSALAQERRYHDTCRTALDRMVDGAEVQVLHGADVSASGADAEVLGYQFRSHAKAMRELPEAPLFFGRLDFAADGPEAVEAGDHRGQSYYIGRLRVTEDPSSPPLVVDWRAPVSRAFYQAGARDPQGVAVRRRFGWAPGSKGDSADLTGLEDEPLAGSEPDAAVTPPAPSSRILAGEIERPRVGPMRDIAATIQPEQDDLVRGELASSVCVQGAPGTGKTAVGLHRAAYLLYTHPQRVQRAGLLILGPNRTFLRYIAEVLPSLGETGVRQSTVADEIARATAPVRAQDDEAAASVKHDARMAAVLRRALYSRVAAPTNSIAVPDGSYTWRVALDDLERIIADVRAEEPPYAVGRERVRTRAVRHIQEQAERRAGAVNNAWLQKISRARSVSAFVDEAWPRVKPEEVLAALLGDPEALAAAADGALGAAEQRAIRWSKPPRSYKSAKWSAADLVLLDEIGGLLERPEGYGHIVVDEAQDLSPMEARAIARRADFGSLTVLGDLAQGTTPWAARSWPELLAHLGKPDASVTPLTIGFRVPKAVVGLANRVLASLDVDVPPARSLRSDGELRIQEVRDVGAATVDAVRAALAREGSIGVIAADTDTARLRAALTGAGIESAGPDDLGARVTVLPASVAKGLEYDHVVAVEPAAIAEAEHRGPSRLYVVLTRAVSRLDVLHSRPLPWEE, translated from the coding sequence ATGCCATCGCCTGACACGACTCCACTCGACTCAGCCCTCGCCCAGGAACGCCGCTACCACGACACCTGCCGCACCGCCCTCGACCGCATGGTCGACGGCGCCGAGGTGCAGGTACTCCACGGAGCCGACGTCTCCGCGTCCGGCGCCGACGCCGAAGTCCTCGGCTACCAGTTCCGCAGCCACGCCAAAGCGATGCGCGAACTCCCCGAAGCACCCCTCTTCTTCGGCCGCCTCGACTTCGCCGCCGACGGGCCCGAAGCCGTCGAAGCCGGTGATCACCGCGGGCAGAGTTACTACATCGGCCGCCTCCGCGTCACCGAAGACCCCTCGTCTCCGCCCCTCGTCGTCGACTGGCGCGCCCCCGTCTCCCGCGCCTTCTACCAGGCCGGAGCCCGAGACCCCCAAGGCGTCGCCGTCCGCCGCCGCTTCGGCTGGGCGCCCGGCAGCAAGGGCGACTCCGCCGACCTCACCGGCCTGGAGGACGAGCCCCTGGCCGGCAGCGAACCGGACGCCGCGGTCACCCCACCCGCCCCCAGCAGCCGCATCCTCGCCGGTGAGATCGAGCGTCCCCGCGTCGGCCCGATGCGTGACATCGCCGCCACCATCCAGCCCGAGCAGGACGACCTCGTGCGCGGTGAACTCGCCTCCTCCGTGTGCGTCCAAGGTGCCCCCGGCACCGGCAAGACCGCCGTTGGCCTGCACCGCGCCGCGTACCTCCTCTACACCCACCCCCAGCGCGTGCAGCGCGCCGGGCTCCTCATCCTCGGCCCCAACCGCACCTTCCTCCGCTACATCGCCGAGGTGCTCCCCTCCCTCGGCGAGACCGGCGTGCGCCAGTCCACCGTGGCGGACGAGATCGCCAGGGCCACCGCACCCGTGCGGGCCCAGGACGACGAGGCCGCGGCGAGCGTCAAGCACGACGCCCGGATGGCGGCCGTCCTGCGCCGCGCGCTCTACTCGCGCGTCGCGGCGCCCACCAACTCCATCGCGGTGCCGGACGGTTCGTACACCTGGCGGGTCGCGCTCGACGACCTGGAGCGGATCATCGCGGACGTGCGAGCCGAGGAGCCTCCGTACGCCGTCGGCCGCGAACGCGTGCGCACCCGTGCCGTCCGGCACATCCAGGAGCAGGCCGAGCGCCGCGCGGGCGCCGTGAACAACGCCTGGCTGCAGAAGATCTCCCGCGCCCGCTCCGTCTCGGCCTTCGTCGACGAGGCCTGGCCAAGGGTCAAGCCGGAGGAGGTGCTCGCCGCCCTGCTCGGGGACCCTGAAGCGCTCGCCGCCGCGGCCGACGGCGCCCTCGGCGCCGCCGAGCAGCGGGCGATCCGCTGGAGCAAGCCCCCGCGCTCGTACAAGTCGGCGAAGTGGTCCGCCGCCGATCTCGTGCTGCTTGACGAGATCGGCGGACTGCTCGAACGGCCCGAGGGTTACGGCCACATCGTCGTCGACGAGGCCCAGGACCTCTCCCCGATGGAGGCCCGCGCCATCGCCCGCCGCGCGGACTTCGGCTCGCTCACCGTCCTCGGCGACCTCGCCCAGGGCACCACACCGTGGGCCGCCCGCAGCTGGCCCGAACTCCTCGCCCACCTCGGCAAGCCCGACGCCTCCGTCACCCCTCTGACCATCGGTTTCCGGGTCCCGAAAGCCGTCGTGGGCCTCGCCAACCGCGTACTCGCCTCGCTCGACGTCGACGTACCGCCCGCTCGATCGCTGCGTTCGGACGGTGAGTTGAGGATCCAGGAGGTACGGGACGTGGGTGCCGCCACCGTCGACGCGGTGCGTGCCGCGCTCGCCCGCGAGGGCTCGATCGGCGTCATCGCCGCCGACACCGACACCGCCCGCCTGCGCGCGGCCCTCACCGGGGCCGGGATCGAGAGCGCGGGCCCGGACGACCTGGGCGCGCGCGTGACGGTGCTGCCCGCGTCCGTGGCGAAGGGACTGGAGTACGACCACGTCGTGGCCGTCGAGCCCGCCGCCATCGCGGAGGCGGAACACCGCGGGCCCAGCCGCCTCTACGTGGTCCTGACCAGGGCGGTGTCCCGGCTCGACGTGCTGCACAGCAGGCCGCTCCCGTGGGAGGAGTGA
- a CDS encoding TetR/AcrR family transcriptional regulator, with the protein MTDDEAGTATTAADSEGGGPGLRERKRQRMYQAVSDAAIALFLEKGFEKVPVAEVAAAADISKPTLFRYFPSKEDLVLHRFADHVDEAARVVAERPAKHSPLDALQRHFLDGLERQDPVTGLCDNVHVLAFHRLLYGTPSLVARLYAYQERSERALGEALREAATAAAAGPRAGDALTARLAAGQIIAVQRILALENWRRMDAGEGAGAVWPEAVVAAEGAFGQLRSGLSRYAEPA; encoded by the coding sequence ATGACGGACGATGAAGCGGGCACGGCCACCACTGCTGCCGATTCCGAGGGCGGCGGCCCCGGCCTGCGCGAGCGCAAGCGGCAGCGGATGTACCAGGCGGTCTCCGACGCGGCGATCGCGCTCTTCCTGGAGAAGGGCTTCGAGAAGGTGCCGGTAGCGGAGGTGGCGGCGGCCGCCGACATCTCGAAGCCGACCCTGTTCCGGTACTTCCCGTCCAAGGAGGACCTCGTACTCCACCGGTTCGCCGACCACGTGGACGAGGCGGCGCGGGTGGTGGCCGAGCGCCCCGCGAAGCACTCCCCCCTGGACGCCCTGCAGCGCCACTTCCTCGACGGCCTGGAGCGCCAGGACCCGGTGACCGGCCTGTGCGACAACGTCCACGTACTGGCCTTCCACCGACTGCTGTACGGGACGCCGTCACTGGTCGCGCGGCTGTACGCGTATCAGGAGCGGTCGGAGAGGGCGCTGGGCGAGGCGTTGCGCGAGGCGGCGACGGCGGCGGCGGCCGGGCCGCGGGCCGGCGACGCACTGACCGCGCGGCTGGCCGCGGGGCAGATCATCGCCGTACAGCGCATCCTCGCTCTGGAGAACTGGCGCCGGATGGACGCGGGGGAGGGGGCGGGAGCGGTGTGGCCGGAGGCGGTGGTTGCGGCGGAGGGGGCGTTCGGGCAGCTGCGGTCAGGCCTGTCGCGGTACGCGGAGCCCGCCTGA
- a CDS encoding TetR/AcrR family transcriptional regulator — MSLETAWGLRERPSKGPKPGLSLDRIVDAGIAIAASEGIGAVTMGRVAKALGASPMSLYRYVSARDELYVLMQDAATGTPPGMPAEVTGWRARLEWWARAQREVFRRHLWLVRIPITGPPATPHQLEWMEQGLAALDDSGLEEGWKLSVLMLVGGFVRNEVTLMADLDAGMRAEGRGPDEAMRQYARKVDALTSTAPGRFPSLRRLLATGVLGVADAEDAEGAEDAEFEFEFGLGRVLDGVAVLVGEAGR, encoded by the coding sequence GTGAGCCTCGAAACCGCCTGGGGGTTGCGTGAGCGTCCCTCGAAAGGGCCCAAGCCCGGCCTGAGCCTCGATCGCATCGTCGACGCGGGCATCGCCATCGCGGCCTCGGAGGGGATCGGTGCGGTCACCATGGGGCGGGTCGCCAAGGCGCTCGGCGCCTCACCGATGTCCCTCTACCGGTACGTCTCCGCCAGGGACGAGTTGTACGTCCTCATGCAGGACGCGGCGACCGGCACTCCGCCCGGGATGCCGGCGGAGGTGACGGGGTGGCGGGCGCGCCTGGAGTGGTGGGCGCGGGCCCAGCGCGAGGTCTTCCGGCGCCACCTGTGGCTCGTTCGCATCCCGATCACCGGGCCGCCGGCGACGCCCCACCAGCTGGAGTGGATGGAGCAGGGGCTAGCGGCGCTCGACGACAGCGGGCTGGAGGAGGGCTGGAAGCTGTCCGTGCTGATGCTGGTGGGCGGCTTCGTGCGGAACGAGGTCACGCTCATGGCCGATCTGGACGCGGGCATGAGGGCGGAGGGCCGGGGGCCTGACGAGGCGATGAGGCAGTACGCGCGCAAGGTCGACGCCCTGACGTCGACTGCCCCGGGTCGCTTCCCCTCGCTACGGCGACTGCTCGCGACGGGCGTCCTGGGCGTCGCGGACGCCGAGGATGCCGAGGGCGCCGAGGACGCGGAGTTCGAGTTCGAGTTCGGGCTCGGGCGGGTGCTGGATGGGGTGGCGGTGTTGGTGGGGGAAGCGGGGCGCTGA
- a CDS encoding ABC transporter ATP-binding protein, translating into MPPPAIEAKALTKTYGSGARAVPVLRGIDLHVPPGTVFALLGPNGAGKTTAVRILTTLTTPDAGTARVAGHDIRTGRREVRRSISLTGQSAAVDETQTGAENLRMMARLAGISRPAARTRAAELLTRFGLTEAADRLVRTYSGGMRRRVDLAAGLVGDPEVIFLDEPTTGLDPRSRQEMWEVVRALTAQGTTVFLTTQYLEEADQLADRIAVLHEGEIAANGSPADLKSLLPGHRLDATLTTQEAYLRLTDRATRHSPETLTLGFPTDGTARGVRALLDDLDPTRTDFATFKLHTATLDDVFLTLTSPSNAHPPKGLTHV; encoded by the coding sequence ATGCCACCCCCGGCCATCGAGGCAAAAGCCCTAACCAAGACCTACGGCTCCGGCGCCCGAGCCGTCCCCGTACTCCGCGGCATCGACCTCCACGTCCCACCCGGCACCGTCTTCGCCCTCCTCGGCCCGAACGGCGCCGGAAAGACGACAGCCGTCCGCATCCTCACCACGCTCACCACACCCGACGCGGGCACGGCACGGGTAGCGGGCCACGACATCCGTACGGGGCGCCGCGAGGTCCGCCGGTCGATCAGCCTCACCGGCCAGTCCGCGGCGGTCGACGAGACGCAGACCGGCGCGGAGAACCTCCGCATGATGGCGAGGCTCGCGGGCATCTCCCGCCCCGCGGCCCGCACACGGGCCGCCGAACTGCTGACCCGCTTCGGCCTCACGGAAGCAGCCGACCGCCTGGTCCGCACGTACTCGGGAGGCATGCGCCGCCGCGTCGACCTGGCGGCGGGCCTGGTGGGCGACCCCGAGGTGATCTTCCTGGACGAGCCGACGACGGGCCTGGACCCGCGCAGCCGCCAGGAGATGTGGGAGGTCGTACGCGCCCTCACGGCACAGGGCACGACGGTCTTCCTGACGACCCAGTACCTGGAGGAGGCAGACCAACTGGCGGACCGGATAGCGGTGTTGCACGAGGGGGAAATCGCAGCGAATGGCTCCCCCGCGGACCTCAAATCCCTGCTGCCGGGCCACCGTCTGGACGCGACGCTCACCACCCAGGAGGCGTATCTGCGCCTGACCGATCGGGCCACGCGCCACTCCCCCGAAACCCTGACGCTCGGCTTCCCGACGGACGGCACAGCACGAGGAGTACGAGCCCTGCTGGACGACCTGGACCCGACGCGCACGGATTTCGCGACCTTCAAGCTCCACACGGCAACGCTGGACGACGTCTTCCTGACCCTCACGAGCCCGTCGAACGCCCACCCGCCAAAGGGACTGACTCATGTCTGA
- a CDS encoding ABC transporter permease — protein MSETLIMTGRAIRINRRNVDALITSMALPVMLLLIFVYFFGGAIKTDTRSYVTYVVPGVLLLCAGFGSSNTAIAVTEDLKGGIIDRFRSLDIGGAQILAGHVFASVARNLLATSLVLALAFAIGFRPTATLPGWLAAAAVLLAFILALSWLSATAGLLAKSAQAAGGFTFFVSFLPYPSSAFVPTSTMPSWLQAFADNQPVTQVIESLRGLLLNQPVGATPWIALAWCAGILAASVAVSGPLFRRRTA, from the coding sequence ATGTCTGAAACCCTGATCATGACTGGCCGGGCGATCCGCATCAACCGCCGCAACGTGGACGCCCTGATCACCTCGATGGCGCTCCCGGTGATGCTCCTGCTGATCTTCGTCTACTTCTTCGGCGGCGCGATCAAGACGGACACCCGGTCGTACGTCACGTACGTGGTCCCCGGAGTCCTCCTCCTCTGCGCCGGCTTCGGCTCGTCGAACACGGCGATTGCGGTGACGGAGGACTTGAAGGGCGGCATAATCGACCGCTTCCGTTCCCTGGACATCGGCGGCGCCCAGATCCTGGCGGGCCACGTCTTCGCCTCGGTGGCCCGCAATTTGCTCGCCACCTCCCTGGTCCTGGCCCTGGCCTTCGCGATCGGCTTCCGCCCGACGGCAACCCTGCCCGGCTGGCTCGCGGCAGCAGCCGTACTCCTGGCGTTCATCCTGGCCCTGTCCTGGCTCTCGGCAACGGCGGGCCTCCTGGCCAAGTCCGCCCAAGCGGCGGGCGGCTTCACGTTCTTCGTGAGCTTCCTCCCGTACCCGAGCAGCGCCTTCGTCCCCACGTCCACCATGCCCAGCTGGCTCCAGGCCTTCGCCGACAACCAACCGGTGACCCAGGTCATCGAATCCCTACGAGGCCTGCTGCTCAACCAGCCGGTAGGAGCGACCCCTTGGATAGCCCTGGCCTGGTGCGCGGGAATCCTGGCCGCTTCGGTGGCAGTGTCGGGCCCGCTTTTCAGGAGGCGGACGGCGTGA
- a CDS encoding HAD-IA family hydrolase, whose amino-acid sequence MPFRAQVKCRTPLAGVEVVPRIWRSEAQLLSVVTRYLREVPRCVADFGDWSMHAYRAGKALSEVNPDGPVDDDLMRSFAEFFARTAGVPEKELPPRPEGWPKSGESQSFLDWLIDFTEEKVHRPNRGRFETLFEAVGIRSDAVTKFKSDPDRPALTSRPFCLLHTDVHRANVVIDRDEVIVIDWELAIYGDPLHDLATHLVRMGYDKDEQKRMTNLWSEAMVRAGHEDMTAGLDTDLGIYLDFEYAQSVFPDAMRAALDLPADSDENDFDAAALKVCRALRRAAEPLKLASVPDERRVARALRDWHAGPRHRLEHSAAVATDATDGRGTVEDDQVREPIGTDEFTELADWLTRTADRCVLFDFDGPICRLFPHGSSEGVAQNLRDLVSEHGLGGRLTEEVRKTIDPHDVLRAMDQDPLGKSLVAALEALLTEGEVAAANTALPTPGAGELILALKARGCRIAVVTNNSPKAVAAYLERERLLDAFGPHVYGRTDQPSLLKPDPDSLSRALEALGSGADDALMIGDTATDLEAAEKAGVRFVGYARDERKAVPLRAAGAEVVITTLQPLIDLVETGPS is encoded by the coding sequence ATGCCTTTCCGGGCGCAGGTCAAGTGCCGGACACCGCTCGCCGGAGTGGAAGTGGTGCCACGCATCTGGCGCAGCGAGGCGCAGCTCCTTTCGGTGGTGACCCGCTACCTCCGTGAAGTACCGCGGTGTGTGGCGGACTTCGGGGACTGGTCGATGCACGCCTACCGCGCGGGGAAGGCGTTGTCCGAGGTGAATCCCGATGGGCCTGTCGATGACGATCTCATGCGGTCCTTCGCGGAGTTCTTCGCCCGGACGGCAGGCGTCCCGGAGAAGGAGCTGCCGCCACGACCTGAGGGCTGGCCCAAGTCCGGTGAGAGCCAGAGCTTCCTCGACTGGCTCATCGATTTCACCGAGGAGAAGGTGCACCGCCCCAACCGGGGACGTTTTGAGACGCTCTTCGAGGCCGTGGGTATCCGGTCCGACGCCGTGACGAAGTTCAAGAGTGATCCCGATCGCCCTGCTCTCACGTCACGCCCTTTCTGCTTGCTGCACACCGACGTCCACCGGGCCAATGTCGTCATCGACAGAGACGAAGTCATCGTCATCGACTGGGAATTGGCGATATACGGCGATCCTCTCCACGACCTCGCCACCCATCTCGTGCGAATGGGCTACGACAAGGACGAGCAGAAGCGGATGACGAATCTGTGGTCCGAGGCCATGGTGCGCGCGGGCCACGAGGACATGACGGCGGGCCTCGACACCGACCTTGGCATCTATCTGGACTTCGAGTACGCCCAGTCGGTGTTCCCGGACGCCATGAGGGCAGCTCTGGACTTGCCCGCGGATTCGGACGAGAACGACTTCGATGCCGCGGCCCTGAAGGTCTGCAGGGCCTTGCGGCGTGCTGCCGAGCCCTTGAAGCTGGCATCCGTACCGGACGAGCGGCGGGTGGCGCGAGCGCTGCGGGACTGGCATGCCGGACCTCGTCACAGGCTGGAGCACTCGGCAGCGGTAGCCACCGACGCCACCGACGGAAGGGGCACTGTGGAAGACGATCAGGTGCGCGAGCCCATCGGAACCGATGAGTTCACAGAGCTCGCCGACTGGCTCACACGTACGGCCGACCGCTGTGTGCTCTTCGACTTCGACGGCCCCATCTGTCGTCTGTTCCCGCACGGATCCTCGGAGGGTGTCGCCCAGAACCTCAGGGACCTGGTTTCCGAACACGGTTTGGGGGGCCGGCTCACGGAGGAGGTGAGGAAGACCATCGACCCGCACGACGTACTGCGGGCCATGGATCAAGACCCCCTCGGGAAGAGCCTGGTCGCCGCGCTCGAAGCCCTGCTCACGGAAGGTGAGGTGGCGGCGGCGAATACGGCCCTGCCCACCCCTGGGGCAGGCGAGCTCATCCTCGCTCTGAAGGCGAGGGGGTGCCGGATCGCCGTGGTGACGAACAATTCACCGAAGGCCGTCGCCGCCTATCTGGAGAGGGAGAGGCTGCTGGATGCGTTCGGGCCGCACGTCTACGGGCGTACGGACCAGCCCAGCCTTCTGAAACCGGACCCGGACTCGCTGAGCCGAGCCCTGGAGGCCCTGGGTTCCGGGGCAGACGATGCGCTGATGATCGGTGACACGGCGACTGACCTGGAGGCCGCCGAGAAGGCAGGGGTCCGCTTCGTCGGCTACGCACGCGACGAGCGCAAGGCAGTGCCTCTGCGTGCCGCTGGAGCCGAGGTGGTCATCACCACGCTTCAGCCCCTGATCGACCTGGTGGAGACAGGCCCTTCCTGA
- a CDS encoding HAD family hydrolase, with protein MVRRALGNHRDGADTLLVTPDTTQAEWMAEETEKLRELIKRARFVLFDFDGPICRLFAGHSAERIASEQVRWLEERGLHGLLTKEERAQPDPHAVLRAVDRRRRGSDLMTELEERLTQQEVTAAASAWPTQYADPLIMTWHAMGSRLAVTTNNSPLAVTNYLETRGIGHCFTPHIYGRTKDLHLLKPDPHCLNRALNAMGAEPSAALMIGDAPTDREAAEQAGVAFLGYAHNERKAKLLKESGAEYVVRSLEPLLRVLRGQA; from the coding sequence ATGGTTCGACGCGCTCTGGGCAACCATCGCGACGGAGCTGACACTCTCTTAGTGACTCCTGATACGACGCAGGCCGAGTGGATGGCAGAAGAGACCGAGAAGCTGCGGGAACTGATCAAACGCGCCCGCTTCGTACTCTTCGACTTCGACGGCCCCATCTGCCGGCTGTTCGCCGGCCACTCGGCCGAGCGGATCGCGAGTGAGCAGGTCCGCTGGCTGGAGGAGCGGGGGCTGCACGGCCTGCTGACCAAGGAGGAGCGGGCGCAGCCCGACCCCCATGCCGTCCTGCGCGCGGTCGACCGCAGGCGCCGGGGCAGCGATCTGATGACCGAGCTGGAGGAGCGGCTCACCCAGCAGGAGGTCACGGCGGCGGCCTCGGCCTGGCCCACCCAGTACGCGGACCCCCTCATCATGACGTGGCACGCCATGGGCTCTCGTCTGGCCGTCACCACGAACAACTCGCCACTGGCGGTCACCAACTACCTGGAAACCCGCGGCATCGGCCACTGCTTCACCCCACACATCTATGGCCGGACCAAGGACCTGCACCTCCTCAAGCCCGACCCGCACTGCCTGAACCGCGCCCTCAACGCGATGGGTGCGGAACCCTCCGCCGCGCTGATGATCGGCGATGCCCCCACGGACCGCGAAGCGGCCGAGCAGGCCGGAGTGGCCTTCTTGGGCTACGCGCACAACGAGAGGAAGGCGAAGCTTCTGAAGGAGTCGGGGGCGGAGTACGTGGTGCGCTCGCTGGAGCCGTTGCTCAGGGTGCTGCGGGGACAAGCCTGA
- a CDS encoding winged helix-turn-helix domain-containing protein produces the protein MVVTQENVAVNGSRKLTPQDIADTLRDRIRSGDLKPGDRLPTQAVLAEEFGVERGTVRQALRTLQDDGLLANVSKGSPPRIAAEAPGATSAGVEPQASMVGLAPRLAAAFSEPQVRIDVVSYTAETLMIALGEPVRLVHEGRIRPDSINVRILLPSSDITLAFPRPTEGQDDEGRVHQRWLAQRNAQGQVLRHNLRALRVSHGIDVDVSFRALPFTPPVKLYLLNQREALLAYYTVERSTLDFGSAEMEAYDVSGLKSPLFSFEKSAAPRDAAFVEESQKWFDALWATIATELTLS, from the coding sequence CTGGTCGTGACCCAGGAGAACGTTGCAGTGAACGGCAGCAGAAAACTCACTCCCCAGGACATCGCAGACACCCTCCGCGACCGCATCCGCTCCGGCGACCTCAAACCGGGCGACCGCCTCCCCACGCAAGCGGTGCTCGCGGAGGAGTTCGGCGTGGAACGGGGCACGGTGCGGCAGGCGCTGAGGACACTGCAGGACGACGGCCTCCTCGCCAACGTGAGCAAGGGAAGCCCGCCACGGATCGCGGCGGAGGCGCCGGGGGCGACGTCGGCGGGCGTGGAGCCGCAGGCGTCGATGGTGGGCCTGGCGCCCCGTCTTGCTGCCGCGTTCTCGGAGCCGCAGGTGCGGATAGATGTGGTGTCGTACACGGCGGAGACGCTGATGATCGCCCTGGGGGAGCCGGTGCGTCTCGTCCACGAAGGCCGTATCCGTCCTGATTCCATCAACGTACGCATCCTGCTGCCCAGCAGCGACATCACGCTCGCCTTCCCCCGGCCGACCGAGGGGCAGGACGACGAGGGCCGCGTGCACCAGCGATGGCTGGCGCAGCGCAACGCTCAGGGGCAGGTCCTGCGCCACAACCTGCGCGCGCTGCGGGTGTCGCACGGCATCGACGTGGACGTGTCGTTCCGCGCGCTGCCGTTCACTCCGCCGGTGAAGCTGTACCTCCTGAACCAGCGGGAGGCGCTCCTCGCCTACTACACGGTCGAGCGGAGCACGCTGGACTTCGGCAGCGCGGAGATGGAGGCGTACGACGTATCCGGGCTGAAGTCGCCCCTGTTCTCCTTCGAGAAGAGCGCGGCCCCCCGGGACGCCGCGTTCGTGGAGGAGTCCCAGAAATGGTTCGACGCGCTCTGGGCAACCATCGCGACGGAGCTGACACTCTCTTAG